The following is a genomic window from Bombus pyrosoma isolate SC7728 linkage group LG5, ASM1482585v1, whole genome shotgun sequence.
ttaatctctttttatggtatttttctaaatcattATGTCATctaattataagaaattactTCAATTTACTTAAATTGTTTTCTATTAAACTATAAGTAGATTTATGACGTATATGAAGCATTTTGtaagttattttttttatggaaaGTATATCATACATATTACATTCTATTCAAAATTACACTGCTGCACATATCGCGAACATTACATACATAACAATGTGTGATCCAAGTGAAATATTACATCATTGCAAAACACGTTTTTCGAGGGTCCGTATAATGTTCTATATCGACGATTTGGGAAACGATGTTTAACGCAACGTGACCATAAAAGTGCGGCTCTTTCTGAAGTTTCAAGTACGATCTCGACGTCATACAACACAAAGAACTGTTTTTGTCTTTTACAAATCACTTtaggaaatacaaaatatattctcttttattacatacatatatcaaaatcatttttcagTTCATCCATCTTACTTTTCTATTTACATAACTTTACATAATTGTATTGGAGGTTATTGATTTAGACTAACGGAATGTctacaaaaatttatcaaacgaaaTCTTGAATGCTTTATCGAAATCTTTTACGGTACGGTCAAACTTTGTATTCTAGTACTAATACTACTATTATATGACGTATAGGTTTTGCAATCGAGAAAACAAGTAATTGTGAAAAGGCTACATAACtctgaaaatttgaaagtttgaagAACAGTTGGTTTTATATCGGATTGCGTTTACTATAGAATTAAACTCGTAAAAGCACAAGAGTAGAAAACCTGCTCCGTTCTCCCAATTATCGAGAGACGGAGACTGAACAATGGTATATAGGTACTAAATACGATAATGCCAATGATCTGCCATTTTTTCGCATATTCTCGAGGAAAGAAGTATGGATGTCTCTCTAACGCACACCCACGTACGTATTTCACCGATATCTATTTCTGGCAATGATGAGCGCGTACAAGCGACGAACGTGTCCGCTTCTGCAAACGTGCAACGATTGCGAGCagcgtaaaaataaattctactgTGTCCACGATGGCTACCCTAATCTTGAAGCATTTATCTATCATAAAATTATGCTACGAATATACTCGAATGACTCCCCATCGCGGATCGCCCATTTTATTTCCTCACGAACATCTGACAGAATTCAAGGAACACCCTACGGTAGTATTTATCGTTGATGATTTTCATTCGACACTTACCGTTACTGTTCTTGTTATCGCttgataaattagaaaatccaATTGGCACTAAATTCACTGAGATTTTTGAAAAAACGTTATGCAGTCTGATGAAATGTTTGTTTCTGACAGATTGGATGAAACAACATTTAACACCTCTCTTTACGTACTAAAGTGTCGCGTAAGCTGTGCAGTCCATATATACAAACTTTCCTTCTAGTGGCTTCCGGAACTTTCGAGAATGGGTCGACGGCAGTTCCGTAGCACTTATTTAATGACGTCAGTAATCCCCACTCCTAGTTATAGATCGAAAACGTGACCGAAAATCGCGCGCGCtttatgaaatgtaatatCGACATCATGATAAATAAACGATGTATTcagtaaataatatactagaaatatatattgaatagAGTTTATATTACTTTGgcaaataacaataattttgcacatttaacTCTATTGGACGGAAAAAGATAAGTGAAATATTGTTCTCGTTATGATCTGAACTTAGCCGAGTATGATATTGATATACTTGACGAATGTAATTgtgaatattaattctatgcgtacatacatataatgcATTCATGAAGTTTGAGGGCATTTAAATATTACcatcgaatgaatttttataatggaTAAAATAGTATATGGATCATTATTTTGTTAGTTGCGCCAGCTGTTGAATTCtgtaatatcataatagttACACAAGATGCAATGACAACTGAGATTTGTTTCTGCTAGAAGAGAAACTATAGTTCTTTTTTAATAGtacttaataatttatatttttaatagtaagTTAATAGTCCTGGCCATTTGTATAAATTCCATTTCACTTTCCTctgtagaaattataattaatcctAATAAGGAGCATACTGCATTATCATGTGGaacaaataatttgataatttttacaataaatttattaagattGCATTTATTGTACGGATATTTACATCCGTAcatccatttatttttatttaaaaatcgaaaatattccTTCAACAACAAATAAACGTATTATCGTTCATATATACATTACATACATCATTACACGAAAgtcaaattgatttaattagcATCACGTGTATTTCATATATGCACAACAAATACATTATTCAATGCATGTATTTATCTGCTCAATCGTAAGAACAACGCGTGTCTACATTCTCGTGAATTCGGTGGCATGTATTTGTCATAAAAATCTTGAACAAATTCTTCCACTTTAAAACCGAATttctgatataaaattaacgcTGGGTTAGTAGCTGAAACGTGCAACGTAACATCTTTGCCCATACACGTTTGGATTAAATGATACAGCATAAATGTTCCTATGCCAGATCTACGCCACTCAGGACGAGTTAGAAAAAATGATATGTAAGCTTCATTGTAACCAACATCGGGAACTAAAATTGCAAATCCTATAATTAACTTCTTGTACAAAACCACACAGCTGAAGTCAGGGTACTGCAAGCACTCTGTcactgaaaaaataaaatttttttcttaaatacaaTCTCGGATATACTTGTAACATATATGTTGTTATATTTCCAGGACcacaaaaatgaatattaaagataatCTTATATCAAATCATTATATAATCGTTGTGTTCACTCACAATCAATGCCCGGCCAAAAGAATTGGCTACACAGACTATTAATCGCGGGAATGTGCTGCGGCCTCACATACGAGTAATCAATCGGCGCGGTCGGCGGTGCTTTCCATTTAGGATTAGATTTATTGACTTTAACACGAAGCTCTTCCATCACTTTCACCCATAAAGGACGGCATGAAGTATCTCTTCTTATAAATGGTTTTAAAAGTCTATTTGTGTATGGACTATGCACAGATGTGGGTTCATTGTATCCTTGTAGTCTTTGTTCAAACAAACTTAGATCATCGCCAAAAAATCGATCCAAAACTCTGCCAGAATCTTTTAAAGGTTTCTCAAGTATTTCTGTCTTAAAACCAAAATTATCAATATCCAGTATCGGTAAACCATattctcgttttaattttcgtaCAGCTAGTTTTCGGTAAAATCGTCTGATCTCTGAGGGTGCAGAATTAAGAGTCGATTTATTAACttgttgtaataaatatgCTTCTTCCTGATGTGTCATACGTGGAatcttttcttctaaaatgatatttgaaaataattattggaaatgaattatattgtaaatatatggtaaaagatatatatactattagcatgATTTTTCTGCCAGGGCCATGGGCGTCGTTGCGTAATCTTAAATAGAGAAACAGGTGGCTGTTCTTGAGTAGAACTTAGACTATCATTACTATCTTCTTCGTATTGTtcatcttcttcatcttccttTATCTGatctgttttaatattaagatTTTCTGATACAGCATCTGTAGTGGATGTCCATTCTGATGTAAAGTCATCCAATAATTGTGAAAAGTGGAAATTATTGGTTTGATACTGACAGTCTCTTATTAAATCGGACAATGATGGTGTATCGCTTTGTTCAGTAGACATTATATCATCTTCAATCTCCATATCTAAagtcaaataatattaatgttgtattaatttcatagaattttctatattgtaTTTCACCTATGTTGTACAAGTACATACTATTTAGCTCATCTTCTTCAAGTAAAAGATCAAATAATGTTTTATCAGGTTGAACATATGCTTGTGAATATGCAGAACAATCTTGATTCTTTGTTGATCCATTTCCACAACTGTTATCCTCCCCAACTGAAATACTTGATTCTGATGGAGTTGGACTAACGTGTAATTTACTTGCCGTTTTTACTTGATTGCCAACTTGTTTTTTACGATCcaatatcattttttcatctataattaaaaaatataaataatctttgaatattatataactatgTTAGATGAAAATCATAGGTATTGTTGATTACTTTTAGCAATAAGTACTTCAGGAGGATCATTGTCCATCAATCTCCACCATCCAGATTCTCCTAATTCTGTAGTTcctgatttaaaaaaaattccgcTATAATGAGAAAGAGTTCCAGATATTGTACCAATccaattcttctttcttttactagaaaataataaaaattaaattacatatatagattttaTGATGAATCTCAATTTTGATCAGTTTTCTAGTATAATATCTTACACTGTTTTCTTGAACAAACAATCCCAGTTACGATCAACAAATGTGCTAATGTCAGATTTCCAATGAAAGTATCCTCTTTTACTAATACCACTTGACTTTTCacgtaaattatataatgttaatatgATTACATTCAGCCAAGGCATCCTATTACGTGCTACTATTTCTTCACCAAAAGGACTACAATGGAAACAAGTCAAGTCAAAAAATACATCCCCTACAAACGATACTGGAATGCTTTCACGTTTTAAACATTCTACATGAATCTTTCCTAAACATTCATTGCAACATAATGCTGGTTTACTGTATGGATCACATAAATGTCCACAATTCTTGCAACATTCTGTTGCAGAGGGACCAACAGATTCTGTTTTAAATTTGCtgtctttctcattatttatatctgccattgcttatttattaaaatataatttctggaTCTAAGttagatatttaaaacaaaacagTCTATTTTATGCAcccatttatttaaatacatttgtccatagaatgtaattatttctctgaaatatgaatattttaagatactatatcattaataattgttatttatatattgatcACATTGAGGTTACCTTTTTGTATAGTTTGCAACAAGTTCACACTTTACTTCTAATTATCTGAATATAGTCGCGCATAACAATTGGCgggaaatttataaataagtgtcgattcaaatataaaaccaaatataaaaaatacaaatagaaattgtaaacatttttatttaatgtaaattataattattatacgagTGACTTGactttttattaacaattttatttctaattatcaGAAGTAAGTCAAGCATTCCTGTATTCAGTCtcataaataacaatttctggATATTGATCATGTTTGTTGCTATGGAAGTACAAACAACGGAGGTATAGAcctttgaaaatatgtatatgtatatattctgtgtataaaattcgaaaattactttcgtactttttaaataagaagatagaaagaatTCTCAGAATGGTTATTCATTTACAAAGCAGAGTAttttatggtttaaaaactGATATAATCTCAAACGCACATTATATTTCGGATACAGAAATTCTGTATCCTGTTGGAAATGTAATAGCGCTTCATAATATTCCGCAATATCGACAAAGATTCATACGTTTGTCTGATAAACaacagataaatataattacagttACATACAACAAGTAGGTTTTTATGTATGTAGTTAATGTTTTTATCCTCTAATATAAAGTTACACATTATCTTTCCAATCCTCTTTTATAAAGGAAGTATATTGCAACATGTGAAATTGGAGAAAAACCTACTATATCTATTTATGATGTTCAAacattgaaaagaagaaagcttCTTGGGATACCATATGAAGCCCCTgatgtaacaaaatttacttGCATAGGATTTACTTTTGATAATAAGCATCTAGCAGCAGTTACAGGAGAACCTGATCAAACAATGCTTTTTTATAATTGGGAAAAGGGAAAAGTAGAATCCAGTATAAAAGTAGGGACTCCTCAGAATCCATTGGCCATTGTACAAGTATTAGCTTGTAATCCATCTGATGCAGGAGTAGTTGCTCTTGGTGGTCTACACACATTTAAATTCTTAACTCTTTCTGATACCGTATGGAGGCCATACGGATTTTCTAAAGCGGACAATATACTTACATGTTCTATGACTTGGTTGGATTCGGATAGATTATTACTTGGAACTAAGGATGGTAGAATACTTTACTTAGAGAATggtgatttaaaaaatatctataatatgactgatacattatttatgaatCTGAAAATTCGCGAAGAATATGTTATACAAGCTAGTAGTTCAATTACAGCCATGGACTCAAAGGAAGACATTCCATGGGAAAACAATATTCGTTGTTTAATTGCATTTCACAGAGGTTTTGCATATGCATTCGGCTCAAGAACAATTGTGGTTTTTGAAACAGAGGGCCtgcataaatatacaaaaagaaatatttatataatacctACTCAAATATCAAAGCAGGAGAATGATGATTTATATCAAATCAACAGCATAAGTGTTAATTTAAGTTCAGATCGTTTGTTAATTACAACTGGTTGGCCTCAATTATTTTATGCGAAGTTATGGGGACCAGACTTAAATGTAGATCCAGAACCACAAGAATTAAAGATCATGGGTCAGTCATTGCATTTTGGACCTATAAGAGATATTTCTGTCTGTGGTTGGAAATCAACTTTCATGACTTGCGGAGAACTCGACCATAGTGTAAGGTTGTGGGATTTTGAATCAGGAAGATTAATTCTACACAAACAATATACAGAAGATATTTGTGGAATTGCTTTGCATCCTACAGGCCTTTTCTGTGTGATTGGTTTTAGTGATAAATTACGTTTCATGAGCATACTAATAGATGATTTATTACCTATGGAGGAATTTTCTATAAGATGTTGTAAAACTGTAAAATTTAGTAATGCTGGTCATTTCTTTTCCGCTGTTAATGGAAAtgttgtacatatttattgcACTATTGGTTTTATTAGCACTTTCATCTTAAAAGGGCATACCAATAGAGTAAAGACTCTACTATGGTCACAAACAGATACAAAGCTACTTACGTTAGGTGCAGAAGGTACTATATATCAGTGGGATATGAGTACTGGTCGTCGTTCTGCcgagataattttaaaagggATTGTTTTACATGACATTGCTCTTTCCGCTGATGAACAGATTACCTATTGCATTgctgatgataataatatatatgagaTAAAAGACAATACggtaatacataatttaatttttctacaattttatgaacagagaaacagaagataatttaatatattatccatGTTAGACGAGACAACATAATATTCCAGATGCAAACATGTATTGCATGGTATTAGGAAAAGAAGATCAAGCtttgtttcttatttgtcCTGGTGGTGTTATTTTATCAGTAGTATGTCCACTTCAAGATCCAGTACAGTACATAACTTTTCACATTCATTCTGCTGATATTACAAAGGTAAAATCTTGTATAGTAAAtgatttaaatgtataaagtaaAGTATGAAGTAATCACGCTGTATATTTTGCAGATTGTCTTTCCTTATAACGAGCAGTTCTTGATATCTACTGGAGTAGATGGTAGTTTATGTATTTGGAAAGTAATATACCctgaaggaaaaggaaagactGCAAAAGAGCTCACATATACGAATGaagtgttaattaataaagatgACTTGCAagagaaaatacaaatgatAGTAGATTTAAACGTTAGAATGAGGGAACTGGAAACTGAACACGCGTATAAAATGCGTCAAATAGAGGTAGTACATAATGACAAAATACGGGATATACATCAAGGATATTTGCAAGCTATCGAAGAGCTAAGAGATAGGATAAGTAGATTACAAGAAGATCACAAGAATGAACTGAACACTAT
Proteins encoded in this region:
- the LOC122567655 gene encoding cysteine-rich protein 2-binding protein, whose amino-acid sequence is MADINNEKDSKFKTESVGPSATECCKNCGHLCDPYSKPALCCNECLGKIHVECLKRESIPVSFVGDVFFDLTCFHCSPFGEEIVARNRMPWLNVIILTLYNLREKSSGISKRGYFHWKSDISTFVDRNWDCLFKKTVKRKKNWIGTISGTLSHYSGIFFKSGTTELGESGWWRLMDNDPPEVLIAKNEKMILDRKKQVGNQVKTASKLHVSPTPSESSISVGEDNSCGNGSTKNQDCSAYSQAYVQPDKTLFDLLLEEDELNNMEIEDDIMSTEQSDTPSLSDLIRDCQYQTNNFHFSQLLDDFTSEWTSTTDAVSENLNIKTDQIKEDEEDEQYEEDSNDSLSSTQEQPPVSLFKITQRRPWPWQKNHANKEKIPRMTHQEEAYLLQQVNKSTLNSAPSEIRRFYRKLAVRKLKREYGLPILDIDNFGFKTEILEKPLKDSGRVLDRFFGDDLSLFEQRLQGYNEPTSVHSPYTNRLLKPFIRRDTSCRPLWVKVMEELRVKVNKSNPKWKAPPTAPIDYSYVRPQHIPAINSLCSQFFWPGIDLTECLQYPDFSCVVLYKKLIIGFAILVPDVGYNEAYISFFLTRPEWRRSGIGTFMLYHLIQTCMGKDVTLHVSATNPALILYQKFGFKVEEFVQDFYDKYMPPNSRECRHALFLRLSR
- the LOC122567652 gene encoding cilia- and flagella-associated protein 57 translates to MVIHLQSRVFYGLKTDIISNAHYISDTEILYPVGNVIALHNIPQYRQRFIRLSDKQQINIITVTYNKKYIATCEIGEKPTISIYDVQTLKRRKLLGIPYEAPDVTKFTCIGFTFDNKHLAAVTGEPDQTMLFYNWEKGKVESSIKVGTPQNPLAIVQVLACNPSDAGVVALGGLHTFKFLTLSDTVWRPYGFSKADNILTCSMTWLDSDRLLLGTKDGRILYLENGDLKNIYNMTDTLFMNLKIREEYVIQASSSITAMDSKEDIPWENNIRCLIAFHRGFAYAFGSRTIVVFETEGLHKYTKRNIYIIPTQISKQENDDLYQINSISVNLSSDRLLITTGWPQLFYAKLWGPDLNVDPEPQELKIMGQSLHFGPIRDISVCGWKSTFMTCGELDHSVRLWDFESGRLILHKQYTEDICGIALHPTGLFCVIGFSDKLRFMSILIDDLLPMEEFSIRCCKTVKFSNAGHFFSAVNGNVVHIYCTIGFISTFILKGHTNRVKTLLWSQTDTKLLTLGAEGTIYQWDMSTGRRSAEIILKGIVLHDIALSADEQITYCIADDNNIYEIKDNTTRQHNIPDANMYCMVLGKEDQALFLICPGGVILSVVCPLQDPVQYITFHIHSADITKIVFPYNEQFLISTGVDGSLCIWKVIYPEGKGKTAKELTYTNEVLINKDDLQEKIQMIVDLNVRMRELETEHAYKMRQIEVVHNDKIRDIHQGYLQAIEELRDRISRLQEDHKNELNTINVEIVKMKEKHEETMKQMETNYNAKLITEYDRYLALENTMNNMRQNYEKRLEEVEKHGIEKLQNATTKYEALLHEKKLQLEESQDEITQQARVHEEMMTQVEDDVDKEILELKTNYETLLHEEKEANIRLKGEAGMLRNRYMASLKDVEELKRQLQRVQSEYGYFQKTIQELEKDKDDLKTEINERDITIQDRERQIYELKRTNQELEKFKFVLNYKITELKNQIEPRDQEIKELKEKIRDMETELVNLHKTTISLELQLHELREKLGAARHELQNEMHRNKRCQQLLKRIRIDLHDASGLVQEPQALKIAITKLYHKYSSSDEFLRSRKADLDAQCEFIKQRDHLERTIASLKRQVFQDRIGSGKDIDKTVEENVILITELNALREELKDARKHVQHMEGLLGLTVKDIKPSEAKKKMEEALYEHEQLRIEYRFQMQECQNIIIALKDDMYKLISKLPCEEAETKITF